Proteins encoded together in one Bombus affinis isolate iyBomAffi1 chromosome 2, iyBomAffi1.2, whole genome shotgun sequence window:
- the LOC126928942 gene encoding pinin isoform X2: protein MRKLDTQEAWGAERLEAQLEAARDGLRGLDRSIRKILGRDLPDGENGPLQPPPRLSQKRPLQEDRRRVVSDFVNNELPGGKRRWQGSNGEPKTVFSRLSARVPSNNDDSADEDDNVIKPAVSSRVIATPREIPSRQEVIRRERIDERSRQRNKRMFGALLGTLQKFRQEETKLKAKEDKKAEVEARVEEARRREKEELRRERQQLFLSRKRQLAEVRALEAKLARSRQFQDWRAAQLPLASFIKTRAQPPIYYVPKRKHPQTDILLTQSAKELHEEIERREKALVEELELIEVQVGLGKHQQNFDGSATLNTTAEVPQSTEEGEENRDPNPEKNLESENNEPADVSMKSDKDENYENTNDIEKKEEVKIKLIFQ, encoded by the exons atgaGAAAATTAGATACACAAGAGGCCTGGGGTGCCGAAAGGTTAGAAGCGCAATTAGAAGCCGCTCGAGATGGTCTTCGGGGACTCGATCGAAGTATTCGAAAAATTTTGGGCCGGGATCTGCCTGATGGAGAAAACGGACCGTTACAACCACCACCCAG ATTATCACAAAAGAGACCATTGCAAGAGGATAGAAGGCGTGTTGTTTCTGATTTTGTCAACAATGAACTACCTGGTGGAAAAAGGAGATGGCAAGGTTCAAATGGTGAACCAAAAACAGTTTTCAGTCGGTTAAGTGCACGTGTTCCTTCTAATAATGACGATAGTGCTGATGAAGATGATAATGTTATTAAG CCAGCAGTGTCTTCGAGAGTGATAGCAACACCGAGAGAGATTCCATCTAGACAGGAAGTTATTAGACGGGAAAGAATAGATGAACGTAGCAGGCAAAGGAATAAACGAATGTTTGGTGCCCTTTTAGGAACATTACAGAAATTTCGGCAAGAAGAAACTAAACTGAAAGCAAAG GAAGATAAAAAAGCAGAAGTAGAGGCAAGAGTAGAAGAAGCcagaagaagagaaaaggaagaatTACGACGAGAAAGACAACAATTATTCTTATCGCGTAAACGGCAACTAGCAGAAGTCCGAGCACTAGAGGCAAAATTGGCGCGCAGCCGACAATTTCAAGATTGGCGCGCGGCGCAATTACCACTTGCTTCGTTTATAAAAACGCGTGCCCAACCTCCTATTTATTACGTACCAAAGCGTAAACATCCACAAACTGATATTCTATTAACGCAATCTGCGAAAGAACTTCATG AGGAGATCGAAAGAAGGGAGAAGGCATTGGTCGAAGAGCTGGAACTTATAGAAGTGCAAGTAGGTCTTGGGAAACATCAACAAAATTTTGATGGATCCGCAACATTAAATACAACAGCGGAAGTTCCACAGTCGacggaagaaggagaagaaaatcGCGATCCAAATCCAGAGAAGAACTTAGAATCAGAGAATAACGAACCGGCTGATGTTTCCATGAAATCCGACAAGGATGAAAATTACGAAAACACGAATGATATTGAAAAGAAGGAGGAAGTAAAG attaaattaattttccagTAA
- the LOC126928942 gene encoding pinin isoform X1, translated as MRKLDTQEAWGAERLEAQLEAARDGLRGLDRSIRKILGRDLPDGENGPLQPPPRLSQKRPLQEDRRRVVSDFVNNELPGGKRRWQGSNGEPKTVFSRLSARVPSNNDDSADEDDNVIKPAVSSRVIATPREIPSRQEVIRRERIDERSRQRNKRMFGALLGTLQKFRQEETKLKAKEDKKAEVEARVEEARRREKEELRRERQQLFLSRKRQLAEVRALEAKLARSRQFQDWRAAQLPLASFIKTRAQPPIYYVPKRKHPQTDILLTQSAKELHEEIERREKALVEELELIEVQVGLGKHQQNFDGSATLNTTAEVPQSTEEGEENRDPNPEKNLESENNEPADVSMKSDKDENYENTNDIEKKEEVKVDEAKDENNG; from the exons atgaGAAAATTAGATACACAAGAGGCCTGGGGTGCCGAAAGGTTAGAAGCGCAATTAGAAGCCGCTCGAGATGGTCTTCGGGGACTCGATCGAAGTATTCGAAAAATTTTGGGCCGGGATCTGCCTGATGGAGAAAACGGACCGTTACAACCACCACCCAG ATTATCACAAAAGAGACCATTGCAAGAGGATAGAAGGCGTGTTGTTTCTGATTTTGTCAACAATGAACTACCTGGTGGAAAAAGGAGATGGCAAGGTTCAAATGGTGAACCAAAAACAGTTTTCAGTCGGTTAAGTGCACGTGTTCCTTCTAATAATGACGATAGTGCTGATGAAGATGATAATGTTATTAAG CCAGCAGTGTCTTCGAGAGTGATAGCAACACCGAGAGAGATTCCATCTAGACAGGAAGTTATTAGACGGGAAAGAATAGATGAACGTAGCAGGCAAAGGAATAAACGAATGTTTGGTGCCCTTTTAGGAACATTACAGAAATTTCGGCAAGAAGAAACTAAACTGAAAGCAAAG GAAGATAAAAAAGCAGAAGTAGAGGCAAGAGTAGAAGAAGCcagaagaagagaaaaggaagaatTACGACGAGAAAGACAACAATTATTCTTATCGCGTAAACGGCAACTAGCAGAAGTCCGAGCACTAGAGGCAAAATTGGCGCGCAGCCGACAATTTCAAGATTGGCGCGCGGCGCAATTACCACTTGCTTCGTTTATAAAAACGCGTGCCCAACCTCCTATTTATTACGTACCAAAGCGTAAACATCCACAAACTGATATTCTATTAACGCAATCTGCGAAAGAACTTCATG AGGAGATCGAAAGAAGGGAGAAGGCATTGGTCGAAGAGCTGGAACTTATAGAAGTGCAAGTAGGTCTTGGGAAACATCAACAAAATTTTGATGGATCCGCAACATTAAATACAACAGCGGAAGTTCCACAGTCGacggaagaaggagaagaaaatcGCGATCCAAATCCAGAGAAGAACTTAGAATCAGAGAATAACGAACCGGCTGATGTTTCCATGAAATCCGACAAGGATGAAAATTACGAAAACACGAATGATATTGAAAAGAAGGAGGAAGTAAAGGTAGATGAAGCAAAAGATGAAAATAATGGCTAG